Proteins from a genomic interval of Rhodococcoides fascians A25f:
- a CDS encoding ATP-dependent helicase, which produces MSTDGRHGATVTLVRAPKVARPARTWVGAAAQLLSSRPDSAAEAAHGAPRWNPWQILGGPGTGKTSLVADYAVSRIVSGDPESVLVLTQSKRAATAVREVITSGLFSGDHALRATREPLVRTVHSYAFAVLRLQASLYGNPPPRLLTGAEQDAVVREMLRGDLEDGAAEWPDRLRPALGTSGFVTAVRDMMLRSAERGIGPEDLVKLGRKHGKPEWVAVGRFAARYEQAMLLRGAVGVEAAGATAPGLDAAELIGAALMAFATDPELLRSERARIRHLVVDDAQHLDPQAAQLVRLIGTDTESTVVAGDPDQSVFTFRGADPTFVADLVEVNSPRRVVLTHNHRSVPEVAELTDIVARRLPGLGRHRCPEPVAVARFGNPAGRVHVASSPAKEAAIIADAMRRAHLIDGMPWSEMAIVVRSVPRTVAPLRRALHAAGVPMVTPTSELPLHRQHGAVGLLLVLRAISDPTFDGEDALALLSGPIGGADPVGLRRLRRGMRRLELASGGERDSAELLRGVLTDDSRGKTGWIGGLSDVESAPLRKALGVIRKARAVARTGRGVEDVLWAAWQASGLERRWAGASAWGGSAGAQADRDLDAVVALFDAAAAYVDRLPRAQIGGFLDYIAQQEIPTLNSHRATVRADAVTLLSAHSAAGREWELVAVAGVQEGLWPGLRARGSLLGTDTLVDLVSGTFDAGAALDGRLSKSAPLLAEERTLFLVACSRARSTLLVTAVDSSTGDADLVRSRFVDELRGVDVDGESLLPLEAPESAHRVLGLPMLVAELRSVVCDPVVAEQDPDKRARAARHLATLVDAGVRGAHPDEWFGVAGLSTDAPLWQLGDGPVPLSPSTVEQLTTCPLRWMLERHGGNDGTNTHAVTGTLVHTLVQAVAGRMPPEQLRRALETAWDAVDLGSQWYSRHELDRTGAMLETFESWLHGSRGELTEAGVEVQVDGVLEARSENEPAVALRGRIDRLEHDPDGRPVIIDVKTAKTVMSKEDARNHHQLATYQVAAAAGAIEGEPAGEPGGARLVFVAKPHNKDGATQRIQEVPTPEKLEEWRDTVHQAASATQGPAFEARVNDGCRHCPVKSSCPAHETGRQVTEQ; this is translated from the coding sequence ATGAGCACGGACGGCAGACACGGCGCGACGGTCACCCTCGTCCGTGCACCCAAGGTGGCTCGGCCCGCCCGCACGTGGGTCGGCGCGGCTGCTCAGCTGTTGTCTTCACGACCGGATTCGGCGGCGGAGGCGGCGCACGGCGCACCCCGGTGGAATCCGTGGCAGATACTCGGTGGCCCCGGAACGGGAAAGACATCGCTCGTCGCCGACTACGCAGTCTCGCGCATCGTCTCCGGGGACCCGGAATCGGTTCTGGTGCTGACACAGTCCAAACGGGCGGCAACCGCGGTGCGCGAGGTGATCACCTCCGGCCTCTTCAGTGGAGACCACGCGCTGAGAGCGACACGTGAGCCATTGGTACGGACGGTGCACTCCTATGCCTTCGCGGTGCTCAGGCTCCAGGCGTCTCTCTACGGCAACCCGCCACCGCGGCTGCTGACCGGTGCCGAACAGGACGCCGTGGTGCGCGAGATGCTGCGCGGCGACCTCGAGGACGGTGCCGCGGAATGGCCGGATCGGTTGCGTCCGGCGCTCGGCACCTCGGGGTTCGTGACCGCGGTGCGGGACATGATGCTCAGGTCCGCCGAACGCGGAATCGGGCCGGAAGACCTCGTCAAACTCGGTCGCAAGCACGGCAAACCCGAGTGGGTTGCGGTCGGGCGGTTCGCCGCTCGGTACGAGCAAGCCATGTTGCTGCGCGGGGCAGTGGGCGTCGAAGCTGCGGGAGCCACGGCACCTGGGCTGGATGCTGCCGAACTCATCGGTGCCGCGCTGATGGCGTTCGCCACCGACCCGGAACTGCTCCGCAGTGAACGTGCCCGCATCCGCCACCTCGTCGTCGACGATGCTCAGCACCTCGATCCGCAAGCAGCACAATTGGTTCGGCTGATCGGTACCGACACCGAATCGACCGTCGTCGCGGGGGACCCCGATCAATCCGTGTTCACTTTTCGTGGTGCCGATCCCACATTCGTGGCCGACCTGGTCGAGGTGAATTCGCCACGGCGAGTGGTGCTGACACACAATCACCGGTCCGTGCCAGAGGTTGCCGAGTTGACCGATATCGTGGCGAGGCGTCTGCCCGGGCTGGGTCGACACCGGTGTCCCGAGCCGGTGGCCGTTGCCCGATTCGGCAACCCTGCGGGGCGGGTGCACGTCGCGTCCTCGCCGGCCAAGGAAGCTGCGATCATCGCCGATGCCATGCGGCGGGCCCATCTGATCGACGGTATGCCGTGGTCCGAGATGGCCATCGTGGTGCGGTCGGTGCCGAGGACCGTTGCACCGTTGCGCCGGGCACTGCACGCAGCAGGTGTTCCGATGGTCACGCCCACCTCCGAGCTTCCGCTGCATCGCCAGCACGGGGCGGTGGGTCTACTGCTGGTACTGCGTGCGATCTCCGATCCGACCTTCGACGGTGAAGATGCACTGGCTTTGCTGTCCGGGCCGATCGGCGGAGCCGATCCGGTGGGTCTGCGTCGACTGCGTCGGGGAATGAGAAGACTCGAGCTCGCATCGGGCGGTGAACGCGACTCGGCCGAACTTCTCAGGGGCGTCCTCACCGACGATTCTCGTGGAAAGACCGGATGGATCGGCGGACTGTCGGATGTGGAGTCCGCGCCACTGCGCAAAGCCCTCGGCGTGATCCGAAAGGCGAGAGCGGTTGCCCGGACGGGTCGCGGTGTCGAGGACGTGTTGTGGGCAGCCTGGCAGGCGTCGGGTCTCGAACGTCGGTGGGCCGGCGCGTCCGCGTGGGGTGGCTCGGCCGGTGCCCAGGCTGACCGTGACCTCGATGCAGTGGTTGCGTTGTTCGATGCGGCGGCAGCCTATGTCGACAGACTGCCGCGGGCACAGATCGGGGGATTTCTCGATTACATTGCGCAGCAGGAGATTCCCACTCTGAACTCGCATCGCGCCACGGTTCGGGCAGACGCCGTCACCCTGCTCAGTGCGCACTCTGCTGCGGGTCGAGAATGGGAGCTCGTTGCGGTGGCCGGGGTTCAGGAAGGTTTGTGGCCGGGCCTTCGAGCGCGCGGAAGCCTCCTCGGAACCGACACCCTGGTCGACCTCGTGTCCGGAACGTTCGACGCCGGAGCAGCACTCGACGGGCGTCTGTCGAAGTCGGCACCCCTGCTCGCCGAGGAGCGAACGCTGTTTCTGGTCGCGTGCAGCCGCGCTCGATCGACTCTGCTCGTCACTGCCGTCGATTCCAGTACCGGCGATGCCGACCTCGTTCGTTCCCGCTTCGTCGACGAACTGCGCGGGGTGGACGTCGACGGCGAGTCCCTCCTTCCGCTCGAAGCACCCGAGTCCGCACATCGGGTGTTGGGGCTGCCGATGCTGGTTGCCGAGCTGCGCAGTGTCGTGTGCGATCCAGTTGTTGCCGAGCAGGATCCGGACAAGCGAGCCCGAGCTGCTCGCCATCTGGCAACTCTCGTCGACGCCGGTGTCCGAGGCGCGCATCCGGACGAGTGGTTCGGGGTGGCGGGGCTCAGCACCGACGCGCCGTTGTGGCAGCTCGGAGACGGTCCGGTGCCGCTGTCGCCGTCGACGGTGGAACAACTCACCACCTGTCCGCTGCGGTGGATGCTCGAACGTCACGGCGGCAACGACGGCACCAACACCCATGCGGTCACCGGTACTCTCGTGCACACTCTCGTCCAGGCAGTGGCCGGTCGGATGCCACCGGAGCAACTTCGTCGTGCACTCGAAACAGCATGGGATGCAGTTGATCTCGGTTCGCAGTGGTACTCGCGGCATGAGCTGGATCGAACCGGGGCCATGCTGGAGACATTCGAGAGTTGGCTGCACGGCAGTCGAGGCGAGCTCACCGAGGCCGGAGTGGAAGTACAGGTCGACGGCGTCCTGGAAGCGCGGTCCGAGAACGAGCCGGCGGTCGCGTTGCGTGGACGTATCGATCGACTCGAACACGACCCGGACGGTCGGCCGGTGATCATCGACGTCAAGACGGCGAAGACCGTCATGTCGAAGGAGGACGCACGTAACCACCACCAGCTGGCCACCTATCAGGTTGCTGCTGCAGCCGGTGCGATCGAGGGCGAGCCCGCGGGCGAACCCGGCGGGGCCCGGCTGGTGTTCGTTGCCAAACCGCACAACAAGGACGGGGCGACTCAGCGCATACAGGAGGTTCCGACACCGGAGAAACTCGAGGAGTGGCGGGACACCGTGCACCAGGCAGCGTCGGCCACGCAGGGGCCGGCATTCGAGGCGCGCGTGAACGACGGCTGCAGGCACTGCCCGGTCAAGTCCAGTTGCCCGGCACACGAGACCGGCAGGCAGGTGACGGAGCAGTGA